Proteins encoded by one window of Chondromyces crocatus:
- a CDS encoding DUF2169 family type VI secretion system accessory protein: MKETLTLPGPTARQLSAKDPDGSQILSVVCKRTYHVDSRGRLFRAPEQVPLFDEVVPHPDNPTILVHDTDLVAYKPLTDILVLGHAHAPSRATSVLTGVRVGNHAKQVLALGDRRASLSHTGLVLFSEPEPFERIPLGYDRAYGGIDTVTEARLGDPTAALKACMPSEAQGPGASEYSYPRNFAGKGYLIEPTPEAVEAIALPNLEDPNDRLTSERIVVGNTRAWPRMPLPASFGVFDYGWFPRLGYLGVVPLHAPEFAVFSEVRQGFAPASILKETFLTEDPQVDFRFMCCGSLGLSVPFLAGDEAVVLYNLHPELPKWELRLPGERPEIFTDGRSGKLNKTEPILQTLILEPDHDRVTVVWRGCAKAIRPYLPMELEKMPFRVAW, translated from the coding sequence ATGAAGGAAACGCTCACCCTCCCTGGCCCCACCGCCCGCCAGCTCTCGGCCAAGGATCCGGACGGGTCGCAGATCCTCTCCGTCGTCTGCAAGCGCACGTACCACGTCGACAGCCGCGGCCGCCTCTTCCGCGCACCGGAGCAGGTCCCTCTGTTCGACGAGGTCGTCCCCCACCCGGACAACCCCACGATCCTCGTGCACGACACGGATCTCGTCGCGTACAAGCCGCTCACCGACATCCTCGTGCTCGGGCACGCCCATGCGCCGAGCCGCGCCACGAGCGTGCTCACCGGCGTGCGCGTCGGCAACCACGCCAAGCAGGTGCTCGCCCTCGGCGATCGGCGCGCGTCCCTCTCGCACACCGGCCTCGTGCTCTTCTCGGAACCCGAGCCCTTCGAGCGCATCCCCCTCGGGTACGACCGCGCTTACGGTGGCATCGACACCGTGACCGAGGCCCGTCTCGGCGATCCCACCGCAGCCCTCAAGGCGTGCATGCCGAGCGAAGCGCAGGGCCCTGGCGCCAGCGAGTACAGCTACCCGCGCAACTTCGCGGGCAAGGGCTACCTCATCGAGCCCACCCCCGAGGCCGTGGAAGCCATCGCGCTGCCCAACCTGGAGGATCCCAACGACCGCCTCACCTCCGAGCGCATCGTCGTAGGCAACACCCGCGCCTGGCCCAGGATGCCCCTCCCCGCTTCGTTCGGCGTCTTCGACTACGGCTGGTTCCCCCGCCTCGGCTACCTCGGCGTGGTCCCCCTCCACGCGCCGGAGTTCGCCGTCTTCAGCGAGGTGCGCCAGGGCTTCGCGCCCGCGTCGATCCTGAAGGAGACCTTTCTGACCGAGGATCCCCAGGTCGACTTCCGGTTCATGTGTTGCGGCTCGCTCGGTCTCTCGGTCCCGTTCCTCGCTGGTGACGAGGCCGTCGTGCTCTACAATCTCCACCCGGAGCTCCCGAAATGGGAACTCCGCCTCCCCGGAGAGCGGCCGGAGATCTTCACCGACGGCCGCAGCGGCAAGCTGAACAAGACCGAGCCCATCCTCCAGACCCTCATCCTCGAACCCGATCACGATCGCGTCACCGTGGTCTGGCGTGGTTGCGCGAAAGCAATCAGGCCCTACCTCCCGATGGAGCTGGAGAAGATGCCGTTCCGGGTGGCGTGGTGA
- a CDS encoding CHAP domain-containing protein has protein sequence MSFSRFMLVFAGLGTLVGCVADLEDEFDLEDEEIGMAEQAAVNATGTIFNTGGDSVNVRSGPNTSSSIVGVVHAGASVGIECQTTGTVIEGTSIWNFLPAKGGYVTDAYVYTGYSSFIPGVPRCGQTGGGGGGSGGGGSTGDLGAAIVAKARSYKGYEAAAPNCSTFSAQLGTGCVEWCADFVRYVWGQSGAKTTNLSAAVTSFRTYGTNNGTWKAKGTNVVPKVGDAVLWGNNAHVAIISEVSGNQFKIVHGNYDNNFNGRGEVFETGFVDHNNTAGTGYSIIGYVSPVK, from the coding sequence ATGTCCTTTTCTCGGTTCATGCTGGTGTTCGCTGGGCTCGGAACTCTGGTCGGCTGCGTCGCCGACCTGGAAGACGAATTCGATCTCGAAGACGAAGAGATCGGAATGGCCGAACAAGCGGCAGTCAATGCGACGGGGACCATCTTCAATACGGGTGGCGACTCGGTCAATGTGCGGTCCGGACCGAATACGAGCAGCAGTATCGTGGGGGTGGTCCATGCGGGGGCGAGCGTGGGCATCGAGTGCCAGACCACGGGGACGGTGATCGAAGGCACGTCGATCTGGAACTTCCTGCCTGCAAAGGGTGGCTATGTGACGGATGCCTACGTGTACACCGGCTACAGCAGCTTCATCCCCGGCGTGCCCCGCTGTGGCCAGACCGGCGGCGGAGGTGGGGGCTCCGGTGGGGGCGGGAGCACCGGGGATCTCGGCGCCGCGATCGTCGCGAAGGCCAGGTCCTACAAGGGCTACGAGGCCGCCGCGCCGAACTGCAGCACGTTCAGCGCCCAGCTCGGCACGGGCTGCGTGGAGTGGTGCGCCGATTTCGTTCGGTATGTGTGGGGGCAGTCGGGGGCGAAGACGACGAACCTGAGTGCGGCGGTGACCTCATTCCGGACGTACGGCACCAACAACGGCACCTGGAAGGCCAAGGGGACGAACGTGGTGCCCAAGGTCGGCGACGCGGTGCTGTGGGGGAACAACGCGCACGTGGCGATCATCTCCGAGGTGAGCGGGAACCAGTTCAAGATCGTCCACGGGAACTACGACAACAACTTCAATGGCCGAGGTGAGGTCTTCGAGACGGGCTTCGTCGATCACAACAACACGGCGGGCACGGGCTATTCGATCATCGGGTACGTGTCGCCCGTGAAGTGA
- a CDS encoding VWA domain-containing protein has protein sequence MLRSSLPLLCVASLFALASTGCAVRGRATARVVAPVPVISVHGQGTGGVGVWGHAHGGGTYDAPPPAPAPVGVPWRPPPVFYGIPLEGAQDVVFVLDQSGSMESATTSPPVTNPVAGLALLGARAMNLATNPAPGGFLGLGPSLFQVEDSKLEAAKAELISTISMLPDGTRYNLVFFHDHASQLAPQLVTMNPISRLSTISFIQNLRPENATAAVPALRTAYSMRPRRVVFLSDGLANVGGDRHTLLVEARLAMRQGVRFDTVGVGPDQDGELMQALARESGGVSSSR, from the coding sequence ATGCTTCGTTCATCGCTCCCCTTGCTCTGTGTCGCTTCTCTCTTCGCGCTGGCCTCGACGGGGTGCGCTGTCCGCGGGCGGGCCACGGCGCGCGTCGTGGCGCCGGTGCCCGTGATCAGCGTGCACGGCCAGGGCACGGGCGGCGTTGGCGTTTGGGGGCATGCACACGGCGGTGGAACCTACGATGCGCCCCCGCCTGCGCCCGCGCCCGTCGGCGTTCCCTGGAGGCCGCCGCCCGTGTTCTACGGCATCCCCCTCGAAGGCGCGCAGGACGTGGTGTTCGTGCTCGATCAGTCGGGCTCGATGGAGTCGGCGACGACCTCTCCGCCCGTGACCAACCCGGTCGCAGGGCTGGCGCTGCTCGGGGCGCGGGCGATGAACCTGGCGACCAACCCGGCGCCCGGGGGCTTCCTCGGCCTGGGGCCCTCGCTCTTCCAGGTGGAGGACTCGAAGCTCGAGGCGGCGAAGGCGGAGCTGATCAGCACCATCAGCATGCTGCCCGATGGGACGCGCTACAACCTGGTCTTCTTCCACGACCACGCGTCGCAGCTCGCGCCGCAGCTCGTCACGATGAACCCGATCTCGCGCCTGTCGACGATCTCGTTCATCCAGAACCTGCGGCCGGAGAACGCCACCGCGGCCGTGCCGGCGCTCCGGACGGCGTACTCGATGCGGCCGCGGCGGGTGGTGTTCCTCTCGGATGGGCTGGCGAATGTCGGGGGGGACCGGCACACCTTGCTCGTGGAGGCGCGTCTGGCGATGCGGCAAGGGGTCCGGTTCGACACGGTGGGCGTCGGTCCGGATCAGGACGGTGAGCTCATGCAGGCGCTGGCGCGGGAGAGCGGCGGGGTGAGCTCTTCGCGCTGA
- a CDS encoding DUF2169 family type VI secretion system accessory protein, with protein sequence MEVVSASPLRVASVVWQPMRGVYILTVVCKATYALQPDESVLADVQDDPNESDDYWNDDEQRSLSAASDLVPFKQDGDVYLVGHAHAPKDHAGGPLLVRLVVGEAIDKSIEVHGERAWSSEGRLLAEPRFSRVALRWERAAGGPGTSNPVGMPQHAPPDARNLRPLPNLQPPGLRLLGPVDRIPPVGFGPIAPIWPERMARLRKNAGVWDHRHWNASPLPVDIDKAFFNAAPPDQRVEQLQGDERIVLEGLHPYFPKLTTRLSPVTPRAMVERGATTPKEVQLRCDTLVIDTDRGVCTLAWRGWVPLSSPEEAGRVMVTCEMGLSQRKVEPRRDESVDGATKVLRPGESLDVTLAAPLPFVKSQPAAPSAPAGSGPAQAAVPPLTSFQKLMMTSQGLGPSTAPRQGGTAQGVGVPSGPSQTPPPQPTVGQTVGQAMAAQGYKTQQGTARGFGAPGGPVPGGPAPGPAASGQVTPGQAATTPGQGAPGQATSGFAATPGFGAGAASAPAPRESGFGAGGPGDTISAPLVALDLIDDETTGTLQLTPEEMQKRATLPFVKAGSQRSASSTPGATVPEPPAPQPAPPAMLARLPPPPPLDVRTEPPPPLTAPPAPPPMMGPRAAPPLPPPVVAAQTAPPPPPPVAATPPAVSAGQTAPPPPPPAVAAQTVSAGQTAPPPPPVVTAPPAVSAPQMAPPPPLPTATTAPGRSASTGSIEAPRPALASAPPLATGTGATVPRPGAAGTRGPEVRPSPRDPRRTVPPPAPTAAPRATASPPGAAGAVGALGPTQAPAALSKAAAPTSVSGGAKGSAPPLPGISTSEVPPSLSLGALAVSPGAVAPPAGGGPPEPPMIGPLAGQLRDVNSEPAPGDVVAAAAPEGEVALDDYPIERFATITAEIVEAKVPRAEVLQAHALTERSWKTVEQHWQEALRAAAERGDDGLQTDSDRAYVAAVEGFRGPIRGDEYTQIVLSLAQGQINPTLDALAIQRPALMPLLRQWTKRVASDRTAASQAAAALATMPAPKRR encoded by the coding sequence ATGGAGGTCGTCTCAGCCAGCCCGCTGCGCGTCGCGTCGGTCGTCTGGCAGCCCATGAGAGGGGTCTACATCCTCACGGTGGTCTGCAAGGCGACGTACGCGCTGCAGCCCGACGAGTCCGTACTCGCGGACGTGCAGGATGATCCGAACGAGAGCGACGATTACTGGAACGACGACGAGCAGCGCAGCCTGAGCGCCGCGAGCGACCTGGTCCCCTTCAAGCAGGATGGCGACGTCTACCTGGTCGGTCACGCGCACGCGCCGAAGGATCACGCGGGCGGACCGCTCCTGGTGCGCCTCGTCGTGGGCGAGGCGATCGACAAGTCGATCGAGGTGCACGGAGAGCGGGCCTGGTCGTCGGAGGGTCGGCTGCTGGCCGAACCGCGCTTCTCGCGGGTGGCGCTGCGCTGGGAGCGCGCCGCCGGTGGGCCGGGGACGTCGAACCCGGTGGGCATGCCGCAGCACGCGCCGCCCGATGCGCGGAACCTGAGGCCACTGCCGAACCTGCAGCCGCCAGGGCTACGGCTCCTGGGGCCCGTGGACCGGATCCCGCCCGTGGGCTTCGGTCCCATCGCGCCGATCTGGCCCGAGCGAATGGCCCGCCTGCGCAAGAACGCCGGCGTGTGGGACCACCGGCACTGGAACGCGAGCCCGCTGCCGGTCGACATCGACAAGGCATTCTTCAACGCCGCGCCTCCGGATCAGCGCGTGGAGCAGCTCCAGGGAGACGAGCGCATCGTGCTGGAGGGGCTGCACCCGTACTTCCCGAAGCTCACGACGCGCCTCAGCCCGGTGACGCCGCGGGCCATGGTGGAGCGGGGCGCGACGACGCCGAAAGAGGTGCAGCTCCGCTGCGACACGCTGGTGATCGACACGGATCGCGGGGTGTGCACCCTGGCGTGGCGGGGCTGGGTGCCGCTGTCGTCGCCGGAAGAAGCGGGGCGGGTGATGGTGACCTGCGAGATGGGGCTGTCCCAGCGGAAGGTGGAGCCGCGGCGCGACGAGAGCGTGGATGGGGCGACGAAGGTGCTGCGGCCGGGCGAGAGCCTCGACGTGACGCTGGCGGCGCCGCTGCCGTTCGTGAAGAGCCAGCCCGCAGCGCCTTCCGCCCCCGCGGGGTCGGGTCCAGCGCAGGCCGCAGTGCCACCGCTGACGAGCTTCCAGAAGCTGATGATGACGTCGCAAGGGCTGGGGCCGTCGACGGCGCCGCGGCAAGGGGGGACGGCCCAGGGGGTCGGCGTGCCCAGCGGGCCGAGCCAGACGCCGCCGCCGCAGCCGACCGTGGGTCAGACCGTGGGCCAGGCGATGGCGGCGCAGGGGTACAAGACGCAGCAGGGCACAGCGCGTGGGTTCGGGGCGCCAGGGGGGCCAGTGCCAGGGGGGCCAGCGCCAGGACCGGCAGCCTCCGGACAGGTGACGCCGGGACAGGCTGCGACGACGCCAGGGCAGGGGGCACCAGGGCAGGCAACCTCGGGGTTCGCAGCGACGCCGGGCTTCGGTGCGGGAGCGGCCAGCGCCCCGGCGCCCAGGGAAAGTGGCTTCGGCGCCGGAGGGCCAGGTGACACGATCTCGGCGCCCCTCGTGGCCCTGGATCTCATCGACGACGAGACGACGGGCACGCTGCAGCTCACGCCCGAGGAGATGCAGAAACGGGCGACGCTGCCGTTCGTGAAGGCGGGAAGCCAGAGGTCGGCGTCGTCGACGCCCGGGGCCACTGTACCCGAGCCACCGGCGCCGCAGCCTGCGCCTCCGGCGATGCTGGCCAGGTTGCCGCCGCCACCTCCGCTCGACGTTCGGACGGAGCCTCCGCCCCCGCTGACCGCACCGCCTGCCCCTCCGCCGATGATGGGCCCCCGGGCGGCGCCTCCGCTCCCGCCGCCCGTCGTGGCAGCGCAGACGGCACCTCCGCCTCCTCCGCCGGTCGCGGCAACGCCACCTGCGGTCTCGGCAGGGCAGACGGCACCTCCGCCTCCTCCGCCAGCCGTGGCAGCGCAGACCGTATCGGCAGGGCAGACGGCACCTCCGCCTCCGCCCGTCGTGACGGCACCACCTGCGGTCTCGGCGCCGCAGATGGCACCTCCGCCCCCTCTGCCGACAGCGACGACAGCGCCGGGGAGGTCGGCCTCGACGGGTTCCATCGAGGCGCCGCGGCCGGCGCTCGCCTCTGCGCCGCCGCTCGCCACGGGGACAGGAGCGACCGTGCCCCGGCCTGGGGCGGCAGGGACGAGGGGGCCCGAGGTGCGGCCCTCCCCCAGGGATCCCAGAAGAACGGTGCCTCCGCCTGCGCCCACCGCGGCGCCGAGGGCGACGGCGTCTCCTCCGGGGGCCGCGGGGGCCGTGGGGGCCCTGGGCCCGACGCAGGCGCCTGCTGCGCTCTCGAAGGCGGCCGCTCCGACGTCCGTCTCCGGGGGGGCGAAGGGGTCGGCCCCGCCGCTGCCTGGGATCTCGACGAGCGAGGTGCCTCCGTCGTTGTCCCTCGGGGCTCTGGCGGTGTCGCCAGGCGCGGTGGCACCTCCGGCAGGCGGGGGTCCACCCGAGCCGCCGATGATCGGACCGCTGGCCGGACAGCTGCGTGACGTGAACAGCGAGCCGGCGCCGGGTGACGTCGTCGCCGCAGCAGCGCCCGAAGGCGAGGTGGCGCTGGACGACTACCCCATCGAGCGCTTCGCGACGATCACGGCCGAGATCGTCGAAGCGAAGGTCCCCCGCGCAGAGGTGCTCCAGGCGCACGCGCTGACCGAGCGCTCCTGGAAGACGGTCGAGCAGCACTGGCAGGAGGCGCTCCGTGCAGCCGCCGAGCGGGGTGACGATGGGCTGCAGACGGACAGCGACCGGGCTTACGTCGCCGCAGTGGAAGGGTTCCGTGGACCGATCCGCGGGGACGAGTACACGCAGATCGTGCTCAGCCTGGCCCAGGGGCAGATCAACCCGACGCTCGATGCGCTCGCGATCCAGCGGCCTGCCCTGATGCCTCTCCTGCGGCAGTGGACGAAGCGCGTCGCTTCCGACAGGACCGCGGCGAGCCAGGCGGCGGCAGCCCTCGCGACGATGCCGGCACCGAAGCGGCGCTGA
- a CDS encoding DUF4150 domain-containing protein, whose protein sequence is MFANTQMGGLNIGFPDVCMTPAPPAPAPIPIPYPNLSIGPLGVPFVPTVLYGGTPAHNMATMIPISMGDNPGIATGVASGTVMGPTRSLTAAFSVLVGGLPATRLTSVNIHNSTNAPGMRIVPSQVRVLLLAP, encoded by the coding sequence ATGTTTGCGAACACGCAGATGGGCGGGCTGAACATCGGGTTTCCGGACGTGTGCATGACGCCCGCGCCTCCCGCGCCGGCGCCGATCCCCATCCCGTACCCGAACCTCTCCATCGGACCGCTCGGGGTCCCCTTCGTGCCGACGGTGCTCTACGGCGGCACCCCGGCCCACAACATGGCGACGATGATCCCCATCAGCATGGGGGACAATCCCGGCATCGCCACGGGCGTGGCCTCGGGGACGGTCATGGGCCCGACCCGCAGCCTGACGGCGGCGTTCTCGGTCCTGGTGGGGGGGCTGCCGGCCACGCGCCTGACGAGCGTCAACATCCACAACAGCACGAACGCACCGGGAATGCGCATCGTCCCGAGCCAGGTGCGGGTGCTGCTGCTCGCGCCTTGA
- a CDS encoding DUF3540 domain-containing protein, producing the protein MQNLARKLTRHPVTLDEGTVVDVKEGALTIRIGDFDCVARRARSCLVAPRVGDEVLISFGREGRGFVLAVLTGEERPGEEAEATTIEVDGDLEVRVGKGKLGLRAARGVNVTSGDSLSLVGKALSVSALEGTVFVQQLGYLGDRLKAEVQAIKTVGSVCDAVFERVSQRVKRSFRTVEDIDHLKAKKIDYAAETTMALRAEHAVVHAEELVKVDAKQIQLG; encoded by the coding sequence ATGCAGAACCTCGCACGCAAGCTGACCCGTCACCCGGTGACGCTCGATGAAGGCACGGTCGTCGACGTGAAGGAGGGGGCGCTGACGATCCGCATCGGCGACTTCGACTGCGTGGCGCGGCGCGCCAGGAGCTGCCTGGTGGCACCCCGGGTGGGCGACGAGGTGCTGATCTCGTTCGGGCGCGAGGGGCGGGGCTTCGTGCTCGCCGTGCTCACCGGGGAAGAGCGACCCGGCGAGGAGGCCGAGGCGACGACGATCGAGGTCGACGGAGACCTGGAGGTGCGCGTCGGCAAGGGGAAGCTCGGGCTACGGGCGGCCCGCGGGGTGAACGTGACCTCGGGCGACTCCCTGAGCCTGGTGGGCAAGGCCCTGAGCGTCAGCGCGCTCGAGGGGACGGTCTTCGTCCAGCAGCTCGGCTACCTCGGTGATCGGCTGAAGGCCGAGGTGCAGGCGATCAAGACGGTCGGCTCGGTGTGCGACGCCGTGTTCGAGCGCGTGTCGCAGCGGGTGAAGCGGTCCTTCCGCACGGTGGAGGACATCGATCACCTGAAGGCGAAGAAGATCGACTACGCGGCGGAGACGACGATGGCGCTGCGCGCGGAGCACGCGGTGGTCCATGCCGAGGAGCTCGTGAAGGTCGACGCAAAGCAGATTCAGCTCGGCTGA
- a CDS encoding pentapeptide repeat-containing protein, with protein sequence MDKSALVDLVKSGEVVSEVDLSGLDLAGVDLSGGIFEKVSFRGADLRGSLLKEVLFSGCDLDGARMAGVNLRHATVSGSVLRGADLEHGYMGVTKFHECDLTEARFVGADLVVGGFAHCDMTRADLGEANLDRAGIVECVVPGLRLAGANLKQTTLYKAELVGADFTGARFDNTLFIAAKLQGMSFAGMDLTLSQFIEADLTGASFEGAIVRQCNFMKAILEEARFDGAQAQQVIFVEARLDRASLQKAALNRSLFSDARMPLADLSGSAVGESIFHRAQCEGAKFVGCDLTYADFSHADVSAADFSGAKVFRTRFHRVKDEATLWCSRVAALGDEAEVAESEDWNPPY encoded by the coding sequence ATGGACAAGAGCGCCCTCGTTGACCTGGTGAAGAGCGGCGAGGTCGTCTCCGAGGTCGACCTGTCGGGGCTGGATCTCGCCGGTGTGGATCTGTCGGGCGGCATCTTCGAGAAGGTGTCGTTCCGCGGGGCGGATCTGCGCGGGAGCCTGCTGAAGGAGGTGCTGTTCAGCGGCTGTGATCTGGACGGGGCGCGCATGGCGGGGGTGAACCTGCGCCACGCGACCGTGAGCGGGTCGGTGCTGCGGGGCGCCGATCTGGAGCACGGGTACATGGGGGTGACGAAGTTCCACGAGTGCGATCTGACCGAGGCGCGCTTCGTGGGGGCAGACCTCGTGGTGGGTGGCTTCGCGCACTGCGACATGACGCGCGCGGACCTGGGGGAGGCGAACCTGGACCGGGCAGGGATCGTGGAGTGCGTGGTGCCCGGGCTGCGGCTCGCCGGGGCGAACCTGAAGCAGACGACGCTCTACAAGGCGGAGCTCGTGGGCGCAGACTTCACCGGGGCGCGCTTCGACAACACGCTGTTCATCGCGGCCAAGCTCCAGGGGATGAGCTTCGCCGGGATGGACCTGACCCTCTCGCAGTTCATCGAGGCCGACCTGACGGGGGCGTCGTTCGAGGGGGCGATCGTGCGGCAGTGCAACTTCATGAAGGCGATCCTGGAGGAGGCCCGGTTCGATGGGGCGCAGGCGCAGCAAGTGATCTTCGTCGAGGCCCGGCTGGACCGGGCGAGCTTGCAGAAGGCGGCGCTGAACCGCTCGCTGTTCTCGGACGCGCGGATGCCGCTCGCCGATCTCTCGGGATCGGCCGTGGGGGAGTCGATCTTCCACCGGGCGCAGTGCGAGGGGGCGAAGTTCGTGGGCTGCGATCTGACGTACGCCGATTTCTCGCATGCCGACGTTTCCGCTGCCGATTTCTCGGGGGCGAAGGTCTTCCGGACGCGCTTCCACCGGGTCAAAGACGAGGCTACGCTCTGGTGCAGCCGGGTCGCGGCCCTCGGAGACGAGGCAGAGGTGGCCGAGTCAGAAGACTGGAACCCGCCCTACTAG